DNA from Brevibacterium sp. 'Marine':
GACCGGCGGTAGAGCGGATCGGCACACCGCGGGGTCACGAGCACGGCATCGGCGCCGAACGCGGCCGCAGAACGGAAGATGGCACCGACGTTCGTATGATCGACGATGTCCTCGATGACGACGAGGCGCCTGGCGTCGGCGAGCAGTGAGGCGACCGGGGCAAGGACAGGTCGGGCCATCGCGGCCAGCGCCCCTCGGTGGAGGTGGAATCCGGTCAGTGTTTCGACAGCGGAATCCGTGCCGATGAAGATCGGCACATCGCTTTCAGAGATGATGTCGGCCAAGTCGAACAGCCATTTCGGGCTGGTCAGGAACGACCGGGGCGACATTCCGACAGCATGAGCGCGGCGGATGATCTTCGAGGATTCGGCGATGAACAGCCCCTCGGCGGGTTCGCGCACGCTGCGCAGGGCGACATCGGTCAGCTGCGTATAGTCGCGCATCTCATCCAAGCCGCCGACGGCCAGATCCGCTTCGTCGAAGAAGCGCAGACGCTCGACGGCGATCCCGAGTTCAGCGGACCGGTCGATGACCTGCTGCCGAGTCAAGGGAGCCTTGGCCGGAGTATTCACAACGCACGTCCGTTCACAGTGTGAGGATCCTCCAGATCGCCACGAGGCCGAGGGCCACGATGACGGTGCGCAGCAGCACGGGTGAGAACTTCCGCCCGATACGGGCCCCGAAGTACCCGCCGATGAGGGAGCCGATGGCGATGCAGATGACGGCGATCCAGTTGATGCGGTCGTGGCCGACGATGATGTACGTGCTCGCCGAAACCGTATTGACGACGAGGACGAGGACGTTCTTCAGCCCATTGAGTCGCTGCAGATCATCGGGCAGCAGCAGACCGAGCAGGGCGATGAGGATGATGCCCTGGGCGGCCGCGAAGTAACCGCCGTAGATTGCGGTGAGGAAGACGACGGTGAGCACGGCGATGTACCGGCCGGTGGACAGGCGATCCCCCGCCGAGGCAGCCCGATGTTCGACCCCGGCGGCCTCGGCACGGCGCAGGGACCGGCTCTTCAGGTAGCGGGAGAGGTACGGCTGCCCCACGACCATGATCAGAGCCACGACGAGGAGGACCGGCACGATCGTCTCGAAGGCATCCTCGGGCAGGTGCAGCAGCAGATACGCCCCGGTCAGCGACCCGAGCAGAGAGGCGGGAACGAATCCGAGGATCCGCTTCCACTGTCCGCGCAGCTCTTCACGGTACCCGAACGACGAAGCGATGTTGCCGGGGATGAGCCCGACTGCGTTGCTCATCGTCGACACCACCGGCGGCACTCCGAAGGCGACGAGCGCCGGGAAGGTGATGAGCGTTCCGGAGCCGACGACGGCGTTGATGCCACCTGCCGCGATTCCGGCGACGATGACCAGGAGGATCTGCCACGGTTCGAGGCTCAGGTTCGCCAGGAACTCCATGCTCAGAGGGCGGAACGTGCGTGGTAGCGCTGACCGTCCCGGGTGAGCTTGACGTCGATGCCGAAGGTCGCCGCAAGGTTCTCCGCCGTCAGGGTCTCCTCGATCGGACCGGCGGCCAGATCGGTGCCTTCGGACAGCAGCAGCACGTGCGTGATGCCCTCCGGGATCTCCTCGACATGATGGGTGACCATGATCGTGGCCGGCGCCCACTTCGACGACAGAATCTCCGAGAGCGCACCGAGCAGCTCCTCACGCCCACCGAAATCGAGTCCGGACGCCGGCTCGTCGAGCAGCAGCAGCTCCGGGTCGGTCATGAGTGCACGCGCGATCTGCACACGCTTGCGCTCGCCCTCGGACAGCGTGCCGAAGGTGCGATCAGCCAAGTGCGTGATGTGGAACGCGGCCAGCAGATCGCGGGCGCGGTCGATGTCGTCCTGCTCGTATTCCTCCACCCAACGTCCGGTGACGCCGTAGGCGGCGGTGAGCACGGTGTCGAGGACCGCTTCGGAACTGGGAATGCGGTTGGCCAGAATCGTCGAGGCATAGCCGATGCGCGGCCGCAGTTCGAACACGTCGACGCGCCCGAGCTGCTCCTCGAGGATGCTGACCGTCCCCTTTGTCGGATGCATGCGACCGGCCGCGAGTTCGAGCAGGGTCGTCTTGCCCGCACCGTTGGGTCCGAGCACCGCCCAGTGCTCGCCTTCGGCGACGGTCAGCGAGAAATCGTCGAGGAGGAAATTGGTCCCCCGGCGCACGGACACAGAATCCAGATTCAGGACTTCACTCATATCCTCAGACTCTATCGCAGACGGGCCGTCTATCCTGGTTCGACATGGACCTGACGACCGACTCACTGCTGCTGACCCTGGCACTCAACCACCGACTGCGCTCGACCCTGCCCCCTGACGAGGTGACCTCTGCCTTCCTCGACGATGATCGTGATGTTCCTCTCATCGTCTCCGATGAGGTCTTCGACTCGTCCGTGCCCACCGGGCTTCTGCTCTTCATCGCCGAGGCGGCCGCCGCCGGAATCACTCATGCGCGCTTGGCGCTCCACCACCCATCCCTGCCGCATACGACGCCCCCGGTCGATCGCGCCGCCCGAACGAAGGTCGGACGCCACACCGCCCCCGTCATCCTCCACCGCGGTGACGAGCAGGCGGCGATCGCCCTCATCGGCGCCGAAGCGAACGTGGAGATCCTCGCCTGTGCGCCCACCGTCTTCCGCCCCGTCTCGGTCGGAACCGCTCCGGAGGCGCTGCGGCGGCTGCGCCTGCTGGTGATGGAGGGCCTGCGCCTCATCGAGACCATCGACGTCCCCGAGGACTGGCGGCAGGGACCGTGGCGGGATTGGCAGGAGGAGCTGTCGACGATGCATCCGATCTCCCGACTCATCCCCACCGAGGCGGATTCCCGAGCGATCTACGCCGCCCTCGACATCCACCACCGGATGCGCAGCGTGCTCGCCCCTGCGACGGTCGCCCCACCCGAGTTCGGTGCACTGCTGTCTCAGCTGCACCCCGCCGCCGCGGACTACATCATGGCGGTGGCTACGATGAAGGGGTGAATGAGACGCCTGAGGCCACAGCCTCCCAGATCCCCGTCCAACTGCTCGTCATGGACGTCGATTCGACGTTCATCAACGAAGAGGTCATCGACCTCATCGCCGCCCATGCCGGGGTCGGAGACCAGGTCGCCGACATCACCGAACGCGCCATGGCCGGTGAGCTCGACTTCGCCGAATCCCTGGCCGAACGGGTCGCCCTGCTCACCGGGCTGCCGGAGACCGTGCTCGATGAGGTGCGGGAGCAGATCACCCTCACCGAGGGAGCCGCCGACCTGGTCTCGGCCGTGCACGCCTCAGGTGGCCAGGTGGCGCTGGTGTCGGGCGGCTTCACCGCCATCATCGCTCCCGTCGCCGCACAGTTGGGCATCACCGACGTCTTCGCCAACGGACTCGACATCCATGACGGGCTGCTGACCGGGCGGACGAACGGCCGTGTCATCGACCCGAGCGCCAAGGCCGAGATCTTCGAGGACCTGCTCGCTGCCGGCGGATACGATCGTGCCGCCTCGGTGGCGGTCGGGGACGGCGCCAATGACATCGGCATGATCGAGGCCGCTGGTCTCGGAGTCGCCTTCTGTGCGAAGCCGGCTCTCGTCGCCGCAGCGGACGCGTCCGTGGAGACACGTGACCTGCGTGCCGTGATCGACCTTGTCGCTGCCCGTGCAGACGTGTGAACGATCCCGCCGAGGGTGTGGCACCGGTGCCATCGGCCGCTGACTGACCGAAGACGCCTGTGGCGCTGACGAATCTTTCGTCAGCGCCACAGGCGTCTGAGATCGCGTCGTTCAGGCGGAGCGTTCAGACTCCGTGGAAGACCCGGATCTGCGGGGCAGGAAAGTGCCCCGGCTCCACGTCCCAGCTCTCGAGGTCGAAGACCGCGATCGAGGAGGGACGGAACGTATCGGGAACCCCGCCTTCCGGATTGAGGTGGCCGACCACCTCGGCGACGGTGGGCTGGTGGCCCACGATATACGCGCACTGCGCATCCGCGGGGATTGAATTGATCGCATCCAGCCAGTCGTCGACGGACCCGGCGTAGAGCGAGGGATCCTCACTCAGGGTCAGCTCACCCGGTTCGTCGAGGTTACCTCCATGAGCGCGGTTGACCGCTTCGACAACGGCCTGACCGGTCTGCACGGTGCGCCTGGCCGCCGAGGCGATGGCCACATCGGGTGACCAGCGCTCGGCGATCTCGGCTCCGGCTTCGACGGCCTGAGCCAGGCCCTTGGCATCCAGGGACCGTTCGAAGTCGGTGGGACCATGCGCTTCCGCCTTGGCGTGGCGGGCGAGGATGAGCACAGGCATGGGATGTCTCAGGCTCCGGTGGAGTGGAATCCGCCGTCGACGTGGATCATCTCGCCGGTGGTGGCGGGGAACCAGTCGGAGAGCAGGGCGACGATGGCCTTGCCGGCAGGGGTGGTGTCCGTCTGATCCCAGCCCAGGGGTGCGCGGTCGCCCCACATGTCTTCGAGCGTTCCGAAACCGGGGATGGAGGTGGCGGCGGTGGTCTTCAGCGGTCCGGCCGAGACGAGGTTGACGCGCACGCCGTCTTCGCCGACGTACTTGGCGAGGTAGCGGGCGGTCGATTCGAAGGCGGCCTTGGCCACACCCATCCAGTCGTAGACAGGCCAGGAGATGGTCGCATCGAAGGTCAGCCCGACGATTCCGGCGCCCTTGTTGAGCACGGGCTTCGCGGCCACGGCGATGGCCTTGAGCGAGTAGGCGGAGACGTGGATGGCCGCGGACACGGAGTCCCACGGGGTGTCGAGGAAGACTCCGCCGAGGGCGTCCTTCGGTGCGAAGGCGATGGCGTGGACGATTCCGTCGATGTTGCCGCCGAGGCGCTCGGGCAGGGCGTTCAGATCCTCTTCGTTCGTGGCGTCGAGTTCGATGACCTGCGGGGTCTGCGGCAGACGTTCGGCGATCACCTGAGTGATCTTCATCTGGCGGCCGAAGCTCGAGAGGATGACCTCGGCTCCCTGCTCCTGTGCGATGCGAGCAGCGGCGAAGGCGATCGAAGCCTCGGTGAGCACGCCGGTGACGAGAATGCGCTTTCCGTCAAGAATTCCCATGGTGGTCCTTTCGAAAGGAAGGTGGTTGCGTGTGCATGACGCCGCTTCGGGCGGTGTCTCTGTATCGAAGTCTACGGGCTGTGGCCCGGCGGGGCCGCATCGTCTGCGGCCCAGGATCCGGTTGTGACCGGCCCAGCACCGTCTGGGTCAGTGGCCCATTCCCAGTCCGCCGTCGACGGGGATGACGGCACCGGAGATGTACGCGGCTTCATCGGAGGCCACCCAGCGGACGACCTTGGCGACCTCGTCGGCCTCGGCGAAGCGTTTGGCCGGAATCGTCGACAGGTACTCTGATCGCTGCTTCTCGCTGAGCTCATCGGTCATATCCGTGCGGATGAAGCCGGGGGCGACGACATTCGCGGTGATTCCGCGGGAGCCGACCTCGCGGGTGATGGAGCGGGCGAAGCCGACGAGACCGGCCTTCGACGCCGAGTAGTTCGCCTGGCCGGGGACGCCGTAGAGTCCCGACACCGACGAGATGAGGACGATGCGGCCCCTCTTCGCGCGGATCATCCCGGTGATTCCGCGCTTGACGGTGCGGAAGGCACCGGTGAGATTCGTGTCGATGACGGATTCGAATTCGTCATCGTTCATCCGCATGAGCAGATTGTCGGCGGTGATTCCGGCATTGGCCACGACGACCTCGACGGGGCCGAGCTTCTCCTCGATCTCGGTGAACGCCCGATCGATCGATTCGCTGTCGGTGACATCGGCGGCCACGGCAAGAGCACCCTCCGGGGCCTGACCGTTGCGGGAGGTGACGGCCACCTTGTCCCCTTGGGCGAGGAACTCCTCGGCGATGGTGCGGCCGATTCCGCGATTGCCGCCGGTGACGAGGACTGTGCGTGGTTCTGACACGTGGGTCTCCTGTTGATCGACTGTGTTCTTCACATCTGTCGTGGACAAACCTATCCTGTTCTTCGGCCCATGGATACGACTCTCACAAAGGACGAGTATCATGTTTGGCAGTCATCGATCGAAGAAGGATATGGTCAGGCACGCTCAGCAGATCACAACGGCAGACACCGCCCTTGATGACGATATGCGGTCTCGGATCATCAAGTATTCGATCACCATGGGCATCAGGACGGTCTGCTTCGTGGCCGCCTATTTCGCTTTCGTCGCCGATCTGCACATCCTCATGTGGATCTGCGTGGCAGGTGCCGTCGTCCTCCCCTACCCTGCGGTGATCTTCGCCAATGCGGGCCGCGAACGCACCAGCGATGATCGTTCCGCACTGCTCGAACCGGCCCCGCTGGCGGAGCTGCCGCCGGCGCGCGGTGAGACGATCTCCGGCGACACCCTCGACGGGGAGACCGTCGAAGAGGAAACAGTCGACGACGCAGATCCCGGAGGCGGCGCAGATCCCCGAGGCGGCGACCCGGACGGGACCGACCCCGACGCGACCGATTCAGGCGCGGATCACCAGCACGAAACGATCCGGGGCGAGACGGTCCCGGGAGAGACCATCCCGGGAGAAACCGTCCAAGGTGAGACCGTCGACGACAACGACGACGACAGGAGGGACCAGGTTTGAGCGAGCAGCTGCAGTGCTCCGCGAAGGAATGCCGGGCGTTCGCGACCCGCGCCCTGCTGTGGAACAACCCCCGCGTCCACACCCCTGAGAGGAAGAAGACGTGGTTGGCCTGTGATGAGCATCTCGTCTATCTGCGTGACTTTCTGACGCTGCGCGACTTCTTCATCACCGACGTCTCCGTCGACGAGATTCCAGAGGATGCAGGTTGAGCCGTTATTCCTTCCTCTTCTCCGCACGCTGGCTCAAATACATCGCCATGGCGATCATCGTCATCATCGCCTGCGTGTTCCTCGCCCTGTGGCAGAAGGACCGCCGCGATCAGCGCGAGCAGGAGATCGCGACGATCACCGCGAACTACTCCGCCGACCCCGTCGACATCACCTCGGTGCTCTCGACACCGGATTCCACGCTGGGCACCACCGATGAGTGGACCCAGGTGGAACTGACCGGTGAGTACTCCGACTCCGACACCGTCCTCGCGCGCAACCGCACAGTCGGAGACGAACCCGGCTTCTATGTGGTGACTCCGTTCGAGATCAGCGGCGGTTCGACGATCGCCGTCGTCCGCGGATTCACCGCCGAACAGGATTCCGTGCCGCCGGCGCCGCAGGGTGAGCAGACCGTGGTCGCTCATCTGCGTCCCGCTCAGGACGGGTCCGAGGATGAGAACCCGAAGGGCCTCATCAAAGCCATCGATCCCGCGCGCATTCCCGGAATGGATGACGCCTATTCGCATGTCTATGTCGAGGCCTCACCAGCGGAGACCGGCGGTTCCCCGGAAGAAGCACTGACCCCGCTGCCGATGCCCGAGCTCGATCCGGGCAACCACCTGTCCTATATGCTCCAGTGGTTCGCCTTCGGGATCATGATCATCATCGCCGTGGTCATCTCGGCCCGCCGTGAACGCAAGGCCGCCGCCGAGGCGGTCGAACACGGCGCTGCTGCCGAAAATGACATGGTCGTCATCGACAAAGCCGCGCTCGATGCGGGGGCGAAGATCAGCCAGCCGGGCAGCCGCTACGGCCGCAACCGCTGGGCCTCGCCCACCGTGCGCGGGCAGGCAGAAGCCGACGAGGATGCCCTGTTCGAGGAGCGCTTCCGTTCCCAGTGAGCCGATCAGCCGGGTGAGGCCGACCGGCTCAGCCGAGTGCGTTGAACCGGCTCAGGCGAGCGTGACGAGGTCGAGGTACGTGTCGTTCCACAGATCCTCGTCGCCGTCGGGCAGCAAGAGCACGCGGTCGGGATCGAGCGCGGACACCGCACCTTCATCGTGGGTGACGAGCACGATCGCACCTTCGTAGCGGCGGATCGCCGAGAGGATCTCCTCACGGGAGGCGGGATCGAGGTTGTTCGTCGGCTCGTCGAGCAGCAGCACGTTCGCACTCGAGACGACAAGAGTGGCCAGCGCCAGACGTGTCTTCTCTCCACCGGAGAGTACTCCGGCAGGCTTGTGCACATCGTCACCGCTGAACAGGAACGATCCGAGCACATTGCGCACCGCGGTGTCATCGAGATGCGGGGAGTTCCTCGACATGTTCTCCAGAACGGTGCGCTCGAGGTCGAGAGTCTCGTGCTCCTGCGCGTAGTATCCGAGCTTGAGACCGTGTCCCGGCACGACCTCTCCGGAATCGGGTTCGTCGAGTCCGGCGAGCAGTCGCAGCAGAGTCGTCTTGCCGGCCCCGTTGTAGCCGAGTACGACGACTCGTGTGCCCTTGTCGATTGCGAGGTCGACACCGGTGAACACCTCGGTCGAGCCGAAGCTGCGGGAGAGTCCCTCGGCCGTCAGCGGCACACGACCGCAGTCGGCCGGGGCGGGGAAGCGCAGATTCGCAACCTTCTCCGTGGCGCGTTCGTCCTCGAGCCCGGCGAGCAGTCGGTCGGCGCGCTTGGCCATCTGCTGGGCGGCGACCGTCTTCGTCGCCTTCGCCATCATCTTGTTCGCCTGGGCGTTGAGCGCCGCAGCCTTCTTCTCGGCATTGGCACGTTCGCGGCGGCGACGCCGCTCATCGTCCTCACGCTGTTTGAGGTAGAGCCGGTAGCCCATCGAATAGATGTCGATGGTCTGACGCGTGGCATCGAGGAAGAAGACCTTGTTGACCACCTCGTCGATGAGGTCGAGGTCGTGGCTGATGATGATCAGACCACCGGAGTAGGCCTTGAGATGGTCGCGCAGCCACAGCACGGATTCCGCGTCGAGGTGGTTCGTCGGCTCGTCGAGGATCATCGTGTCCGGAGCCGAGAACAGGATCCGGGCGAGTTCCACACGCCGGCGCTGACCGCCGGACAGCGTCCCGATCTCCTGGCTGATCAGTGCCTCGTCGAGGCCGAGGTTCGCGGCGATGGCGAAGGCTTCGGACTCGGCTGCATAGCCGCCGGCGGCGATGAACTCGGCTTCGATGCGCGGGTACCGGTCGATGGCCTTCGTCGCCACCTTCTCGTCCGGAGAGGCCATCTGCCGTTCGGCCTTGCGCAGACGCTTGACGAGGACATCGAGGTCGCGCACCGAGAGGATGCGTTCCATTCCGGTGGCGGTGAGGTCACCGCTGCGCGGATCCTGCGGCAGATAGCCGACGGTGCCGGAGATCGACACGGATCCGGATTGAGCCGGGTGTCCGCCCATGATCACCTTGGTCAGGGTCGTCTTGCCGGCGCCGTTGCGGCCGACGAGACCGACACGGTCGCCCTTGTCGACGCGGAAGGACACTTCGGACATGAGTGTGCGGGCGCCGACGGCGACTTCGAGGCCGGAGGCCTGAATCATTCTGTCTCCAAACTGCGGCCGATGAGTTCGGCCAGAAATTCTTGGGGGTGGATGCCGCGGGCCTGTGCCCGGGCGACGAGTTCATCCGCGACTGAGGACGGGACGCGACAGGACACGACGGTGGAGTTCGGCTCTGCCGGTTCGTCGTCTGCCGTCGCGGTCGACGTGCCCGCGGGGACGTATCCGGGGCCCTCCGGCACGGGCGTGCCCTTCTGGAAGGCGGTGGCGGCCGCGCGGGCGCGATCATCCGCAGCCTCATTGAGTTCGTGGTTGTTGTGGCCCTTGACCCACTCGAACTCGACCGTCCGCCCGCTCAATGCCTCATCGAGAGACGCTAAGAGGTCCTTGTTGAGGACTTCTTTTCCATCGGCCTTCTTCCACCCTTTGCGCTTCCACCCCGGCATCCATTTGGTCAGGGCGTTGATGACGTACTGCGAATCACAGTATATCTTCAGCCCGTCATCGCTGTCCGCGGTCGACCGGAGCAGGTCGAGGACGGCCATGAGCTCACCGCGGTTGTTCGTCGCGTTCTTCCACCCGCCGGCATGCCAGGAGGTGTCGTCGATGTACCAGGCCCACCCGGCGGGTCCGGGGTTGCCGAGTGCGGATCCGTCGGCGGCAGCGATGATCGTCAATGGGTCTCCTTGGAAAGTCGGATTCCATTCTTTCACGCCGCACTCGGGATCTCCGGCCGCGGGGCGGTGATCTCCGCGACCCTGCCCGGAGACGATGGCCGGATCGGACGACGATCGCCGAGGCGGGGCGACCTGAGAAGGTCAGCCCCGCCTCGGCGATGGTGTTCAGTCTTGGATCAGATGTTGAATCCGAGGGCGCGCATCTGTTCGCGGCCGTCCTCGGTGATCTTCTCCGGACCCCATGGCGGCATCCAGACCCAGTTGATCCGGTAGGCCGGCACGATCCCCTCGAGCGACTGTGCGGTCTGGTCCTCGATGACGTCGGTCAGCGGGCAGGCCGCCGAGGTCAGGGTCATCTCGATCACGGCGGTGCCGTCGTCTTCGACCGAGAGTCCGTACACGAGGCCGAGGTCGACGATGTTGACACCGAGCTCGGGATCGACGACGTCCATCATCGCCTCGCGCACTTCGTCGACGCTGGCATTCTGCGGTGCGTCAATGACTTCAGGCATTGTGTTTCTCCTCACGAGCTGCTTGTGCTTGGTTGAGTGCGTCCTTGAACGCCATCCATGCCAGGAGAGCGCATTTGATCCTGGCCGGGAACTTCGACACTCCGGTGAACGCCGCGGCGTCCCCGAGAATCGACTCATCCGCGTCCATTGTCCCACGGGAATGCATGAGTTCGTGGAACGCGCCTTCGATCTCGAGCATCTGCGACACGGAGGAATCGGCGGCCAGTTCGGACAGCACTGAGGCCGAGGCCATCGAGATCGAACAGCCGTCTCCGGTCCACCGCACCGCGATCGTGCCGTCATCACGCAGTTCGGTTTCGAGTTCGATCTCATCGCCGCACGTGGGGTTCACCTGATGCGAATGTCCGTGCGGTGACTCTGCTGCGTCACGGAGCAGTTCGGTGTTGCCGATGCGTGCCCGCGACTGGTCGAGGATGACCTGCTGGTAGAGCTGCTGCATCTGTGTGCTCATCGGTTCGCTCCCCTCCTCATGCGGCTCCGAAGAAGGGCCGCACTTCCGCCAGAGCAGAAAGGAAGCGGGTGCAGTCTTCGACGTTGTTGTACAGATACGTGCTCGCCCGCGTCGAGGCGGTGACCCCGAAGCGGCGGTGCAGCGGCTGAGCGCAGTGGTGGCCCACCCGCACGGCGATGCCCTGCGAGTCGAGATACTGTCCGACGTCGTGGGCGTGCACGCCGTCGACGTCGAAGGCCACCGTCCCGATCCGGTCTTCGGCCTCGCCGAGGATGCGGATTCCGGGGATCTGGCCGATCCCGTCGAGGAGGACTCGGGCGAGCTCCTTCTCATGTTCGAGAACATTGTCCAGCCCCACCTCGGTGAGGTAGCCGATCGCTGTCGCGAATGCCGCCACCTCGGCGACCGGCTGCGTGCCGGCCTCGAACCGCTGCGGAGCGGGCATGAACGCGGTCTCGTCCATGGTCACCGTGGTGATCATGGATCCGCCCGTGAGCACCGGCGGCAGAGCGTCGAGCAGCTCCGCCTTGCCCCACAGCGCACCCAGACCGGTGGGGCCGAGAGCCTTGTGGGCGGAGAAGGCGGCGAAGTCGACGTCGAGGTCGACGAAGTCCACGGGCATATGCGGTACGGACTGGCAGGCGTCGAGCACGACGTAGGCTCCGACGGCGCGGGCCCGTTCGACGAGGCGGTCGACCGGGTTGATCGTGCCGAGGACGTTGGAGACGTGCGTGAACGCGAGCACCTTCGTCGATTCGTCGACGATCGTGTCGAGGTCGGTCAGATCGAGTTCACCGGAATCGGTGACCGGCAGCCAGCGCAGCTGTGCTCCTGTGGAGGCGGCCAGCTGCTGCCACGGCACGAGATTCGCGTGATGCTCCATCTCGGTCACCACGATCGAATCACCGGGGACGAGGGCGAAGCGCTCCGCGTCGTCTCCCCCGAAGCCGTGGCTGGCCCGATCCATGCCGAGGGCCACGATGTTGAGCGCCTCGGTGGCGTTCTTCGTCCAGCACACCTGCTCCGGTGTCCCGCCGACGAGTCCGGCAGCCGCGATCCGACCGTTCTCGAAGGCGTCCGTGGCCTCGACGGCCAGGGAGTGTGCGCCCCGGTGGACGGCGGCGTTGCGCTGCTGGAAGTACTCGACGAAGGTGTCGATGACGCACTGCGGCTTCTGCGATGTCGCGCCCGAGTCGAGATACGACAGCGGCGACTCCCCGACCCTCACATCGAGGATCGGGAAGTCGCCCCTCAGACGTGAGAACATCAGGCCTTCTGGAAGAAGCGGTCGTAGCCTTCGTTCTCGAGGCGTTCGGCCAGTTCCGGTCCGCCTTCCTCGGCCACCTTGCCCTCGATGATCACGTGGACGTGATCGGGCTTGATGTAGTTGAGGATGCGCGTGTAGTGGGTGATGAGCATGATGCCGACGTCGGTGGCGTCCTTGACGCGGTTGACGCCTTCGGACACGATGCGCAGCGCGTCGACGTCGAGGCCGGAGTCGGTCTCGTCGAGGACGGCGAACTTCGGCTTCAGCATCTCGAGCTGCAGGATCTCGTGACGCTTCTTCTCGCCACCGGAGAAGCCTTCGTTGACGTTGCGCGAAGCGAAGGCGGGATCGACGCGGAGGTTCTCCATGGCCTGCTTGAGGTCCTTGGTCCAATTGCGCAGCTTCGGAGCTTCACCGTCGATGGCGGTCTTGGCCGAACGGAGGAAGTTCGTCACGGTCACGCCGGGAACCTCGACGGGATACTGCATGGCCAGGAACAGTCCGGCCTTGGCACGCTCGTCGACGGACATCTCGAGGACGTCCTCACCGTCGAGGGTGACCGAACCGGAGGTCACTTCGTACTTGGGGTGGCCGGCCAGCGCGTAGGCCAGGGTCGACTTGCCGGAGCCGTTGGGGCCCATGATGGCGTGGGTCTCGTTCGTGTTGATGACGAGGTTGATGCCGTTGAGGATGGGCTTGAGACCGGTATCGGTGTTGACACCGACGTGCAGGTCTTCGATTGTGAGAGTGGACATAATGATCCTTCTTCTTCGGTCTTGAGGTCAGTTCAGGGTGGTGTTCGGGTCGACGAGGATGCGACCGGCGATCTCTTTGCAGTCATAGACCGCGACGGGTTCGAACGCCGGCGGATTCACCGGTTTGCCCGTTGTGAGGTCGAACTGCGAGCCGTGCAGCCAGCATTCGATTGTGCAGTCCTCGACGTCTCCTTCGGCCAACGACACCTCACCGTGGGTGCACAGGTCGTCGATGGCGTGGATGGTGCCGTCGGAGTCGCGAGCGATGCAGATCTCATACTCGCCGACCTCGATGCGCATGGTGCCGCCGGGAGCCACCTCGTCGGCGGCCGCCACGTCGATCATGGTCACAGAACACTCCGGGACAGTTCGTCTTCGATGCGTTCGTTGAGCACGTCTTCGATCTCGGGCACCTGGATCTTCTGGATCACTTCGTTGAAGAATCCGCGGACCACGAGCTGACGGGCGACGTCCTCGGGGATGCCGCGGCTCATCAGGTAGAACAGGTGCTCCTCATCGAAGCGACCCACCGAGGAGGCGTGACCGGCACCGGCGATGTCGCCGGTCTCGATCTCGAGGTTCGGCACCGAGTCGGCGCGGGCGCCGTCGGTGAGGATGAGGTTCCGGTTGAGCTCGTAGGTGTCGATGTCGAGGGCTTCGGGACGGATGAGCACATCGCCGATCCACACGCTGCGCGCGTCCTTGCCCTGCAGAGCGCCCTTGTA
Protein-coding regions in this window:
- a CDS encoding ABC-F family ATP-binding cassette domain-containing protein, yielding MIQASGLEVAVGARTLMSEVSFRVDKGDRVGLVGRNGAGKTTLTKVIMGGHPAQSGSVSISGTVGYLPQDPRSGDLTATGMERILSVRDLDVLVKRLRKAERQMASPDEKVATKAIDRYPRIEAEFIAAGGYAAESEAFAIAANLGLDEALISQEIGTLSGGQRRRVELARILFSAPDTMILDEPTNHLDAESVLWLRDHLKAYSGGLIIISHDLDLIDEVVNKVFFLDATRQTIDIYSMGYRLYLKQREDDERRRRRERANAEKKAAALNAQANKMMAKATKTVAAQQMAKRADRLLAGLEDERATEKVANLRFPAPADCGRVPLTAEGLSRSFGSTEVFTGVDLAIDKGTRVVVLGYNGAGKTTLLRLLAGLDEPDSGEVVPGHGLKLGYYAQEHETLDLERTVLENMSRNSPHLDDTAVRNVLGSFLFSGDDVHKPAGVLSGGEKTRLALATLVVSSANVLLLDEPTNNLDPASREEILSAIRRYEGAIVLVTHDEGAVSALDPDRVLLLPDGDEDLWNDTYLDLVTLA
- a CDS encoding non-heme iron oxygenase ferredoxin subunit, which translates into the protein MIDVAAADEVAPGGTMRIEVGEYEICIARDSDGTIHAIDDLCTHGEVSLAEGDVEDCTIECWLHGSQFDLTTGKPVNPPAFEPVAVYDCKEIAGRILVDPNTTLN
- a CDS encoding metal-sulfur cluster assembly factor, whose product is MPEVIDAPQNASVDEVREAMMDVVDPELGVNIVDLGLVYGLSVEDDGTAVIEMTLTSAACPLTDVIEDQTAQSLEGIVPAYRINWVWMPPWGPEKITEDGREQMRALGFNI
- a CDS encoding SURF1 family protein: MSRYSFLFSARWLKYIAMAIIVIIACVFLALWQKDRRDQREQEIATITANYSADPVDITSVLSTPDSTLGTTDEWTQVELTGEYSDSDTVLARNRTVGDEPGFYVVTPFEISGGSTIAVVRGFTAEQDSVPPAPQGEQTVVAHLRPAQDGSEDENPKGLIKAIDPARIPGMDDAYSHVYVEASPAETGGSPEEALTPLPMPELDPGNHLSYMLQWFAFGIMIIIAVVISARRERKAAAEAVEHGAAAENDMVVIDKAALDAGAKISQPGSRYGRNRWASPTVRGQAEADEDALFEERFRSQ
- a CDS encoding SufS family cysteine desulfurase is translated as MFSRLRGDFPILDVRVGESPLSYLDSGATSQKPQCVIDTFVEYFQQRNAAVHRGAHSLAVEATDAFENGRIAAAGLVGGTPEQVCWTKNATEALNIVALGMDRASHGFGGDDAERFALVPGDSIVVTEMEHHANLVPWQQLAASTGAQLRWLPVTDSGELDLTDLDTIVDESTKVLAFTHVSNVLGTINPVDRLVERARAVGAYVVLDACQSVPHMPVDFVDLDVDFAAFSAHKALGPTGLGALWGKAELLDALPPVLTGGSMITTVTMDETAFMPAPQRFEAGTQPVAEVAAFATAIGYLTEVGLDNVLEHEKELARVLLDGIGQIPGIRILGEAEDRIGTVAFDVDGVHAHDVGQYLDSQGIAVRVGHHCAQPLHRRFGVTASTRASTYLYNNVEDCTRFLSALAEVRPFFGAA
- the sufC gene encoding Fe-S cluster assembly ATPase SufC — translated: MSTLTIEDLHVGVNTDTGLKPILNGINLVINTNETHAIMGPNGSGKSTLAYALAGHPKYEVTSGSVTLDGEDVLEMSVDERAKAGLFLAMQYPVEVPGVTVTNFLRSAKTAIDGEAPKLRNWTKDLKQAMENLRVDPAFASRNVNEGFSGGEKKRHEILQLEMLKPKFAVLDETDSGLDVDALRIVSEGVNRVKDATDVGIMLITHYTRILNYIKPDHVHVIIEGKVAEEGGPELAERLENEGYDRFFQKA
- the sufU gene encoding Fe-S cluster assembly sulfur transfer protein SufU; translated protein: MSTQMQQLYQQVILDQSRARIGNTELLRDAAESPHGHSHQVNPTCGDEIELETELRDDGTIAVRWTGDGCSISMASASVLSELAADSSVSQMLEIEGAFHELMHSRGTMDADESILGDAAAFTGVSKFPARIKCALLAWMAFKDALNQAQAAREEKHNA